From Candidatus Zixiibacteriota bacterium, a single genomic window includes:
- the folB gene encoding dihydroneopterin aldolase has product MARISLHNMTFYGFHGVSAAERETGRRFEVDCELFVDIARATESDRLADAVNYTAVYGVVERIVQQHKFNLLETVAARIARELKGEFGAQRVIVRVRKKIPPIPGNLDHIEVEFDSDVDMSGESA; this is encoded by the coding sequence ATGGCGCGGATTAGTCTGCACAATATGACGTTTTACGGCTTCCACGGTGTCTCGGCGGCCGAGCGCGAGACCGGGCGCCGTTTTGAGGTCGATTGCGAGCTGTTTGTCGATATCGCGCGCGCGACCGAGTCCGACCGGCTGGCCGATGCAGTCAATTACACTGCGGTGTATGGGGTCGTCGAACGAATCGTGCAACAGCACAAATTCAATCTGTTGGAGACGGTGGCCGCGCGCATCGCGCGTGAACTCAAGGGCGAGTTCGGCGCGCAACGCGTCATCGTGCGCGTGCGCAAAAAGATCCCGCCGATACCCGGCAACCTCGATCATATCGAAGTCGAATTCGATTCGGATGTCGATATGTCCGGCGAGAGCGCATGA
- a CDS encoding aminotransferase class I/II-fold pyridoxal phosphate-dependent enzyme: MPIARKILLDRSDRLQRMPVPPDDLVRLAARLRKRGVEVIDLSRLSHAASDHSDSIDNALAADGWQSASFDERAHLRELIAAWYRKRFEVILDPELEITLVPNTILALHFLTLSFVNPGEMVLLPDPGLPYQRGAVALCNAGVMPYNLLERNDYLPSFAMLDTGLVGRIPMMVLGYPHNPTGASADLATLTESVAFARRHNILIAYDAAFTFATSGAYRPRTFLEARGAQSVGVEMASIGANFGVPGLALTAVCGNREAISAAAFLAEAAQALPTRQSVAIAEVLFERAEQHLAHRTDALAHARTVLTETAVALRWKPRSSPTSPFLWVAVDAAVGSRAFCRRLLRRAGILCAPGTDFGERGEGFVRMVLPETRRTVDEVAQRLASHARLYQKRLSRRRMGQRARRSEGKDAV; the protein is encoded by the coding sequence ATGCCGATAGCGCGAAAAATTCTGCTGGACCGCAGCGACCGGTTGCAGCGGATGCCGGTGCCGCCCGATGATCTGGTGCGCCTTGCGGCGCGTCTGCGTAAACGCGGTGTTGAAGTCATCGACTTGTCACGGCTCTCGCACGCGGCCTCCGATCATTCTGATTCGATCGACAATGCGCTCGCAGCCGATGGATGGCAATCGGCATCATTCGACGAACGAGCGCATCTGCGCGAGCTGATTGCCGCGTGGTATCGCAAACGGTTTGAAGTCATTCTCGATCCGGAACTGGAAATCACGCTCGTGCCGAACACGATCCTTGCGCTGCATTTTCTGACTTTATCGTTCGTCAATCCGGGCGAAATGGTGCTGCTGCCCGATCCGGGGCTGCCGTATCAGCGCGGCGCGGTCGCGCTGTGCAATGCCGGGGTAATGCCGTATAACCTGTTGGAGCGCAACGACTACCTGCCCAGTTTCGCCATGCTCGACACCGGGCTGGTCGGACGCATCCCGATGATGGTGTTAGGATACCCGCACAACCCCACGGGGGCATCGGCCGATCTGGCGACATTGACCGAAAGCGTGGCATTCGCCCGACGGCACAACATTCTCATCGCTTATGATGCCGCGTTTACATTTGCCACCAGCGGCGCGTACCGTCCGCGCACGTTTTTGGAAGCGCGTGGGGCGCAGAGTGTCGGTGTGGAGATGGCATCCATCGGCGCCAACTTCGGAGTGCCGGGTCTGGCGTTGACAGCCGTCTGCGGCAACCGCGAGGCGATCAGCGCGGCTGCATTCCTGGCCGAGGCGGCGCAGGCGCTTCCGACGCGACAATCGGTTGCCATCGCCGAAGTACTCTTCGAACGGGCCGAACAACATCTGGCGCATCGGACCGACGCGCTGGCCCACGCGCGCACGGTGCTGACCGAGACCGCAGTCGCCCTGCGCTGGAAACCGCGATCGTCGCCGACGTCGCCGTTCTTGTGGGTAGCCGTCGATGCCGCAGTCGGGTCGCGCGCATTTTGCCGTCGTCTGCTGCGCCGTGCGGGAATCCTCTGCGCACCGGGGACCGACTTCGGCGAACGCGGCGAAGGTTTTGTCCGCATGGTTCTTCCGGAGACGCGCCGAACGGTCGACGAAGTGGCCCAGCGGCTGGCATCGCACGCGCGGCTCTACCAAAAACGGCTGTCGCGCCGTCGCATGGGACAGCGCGCACGCCGCTCGGAGGGGAAGGATGCCGTGTAA
- a CDS encoding class II aldolase/adducin family protein, with amino-acid sequence MANPGPTPSVFQLRREMVSIGARMYARGLIVAAEGNISARLADGNILITPAGMCKGFMSPEDMAVVDPKGKQKQGTRKPSSEMLMHLAALNARPDVGACVHGHPPYATAFAVAGIALADCILPEVVATLGSVPLAEYATPSTAAVGQSIEKYLDRFDAFLLKNHGVLTIGADLEDAFRKMETVERFAQIVHIARALKEPDHLDCRQVDELLSLSGTLHSRFSGDETPVCGACQVGAKRGSQ; translated from the coding sequence GTGGCAAATCCGGGGCCAACGCCGTCGGTTTTTCAACTGCGGCGGGAGATGGTGTCCATCGGCGCGCGCATGTACGCGCGCGGGCTGATTGTCGCTGCCGAGGGAAACATTTCGGCGCGATTGGCCGACGGGAACATTCTCATCACCCCCGCCGGGATGTGCAAAGGATTCATGAGTCCCGAAGATATGGCAGTCGTCGATCCCAAGGGAAAACAAAAGCAGGGCACGCGCAAACCGTCGAGTGAGATGCTGATGCATTTGGCGGCGCTGAATGCGCGCCCCGATGTCGGCGCGTGCGTGCATGGGCATCCGCCGTACGCGACTGCGTTCGCAGTCGCCGGGATTGCGCTGGCGGATTGCATCCTCCCCGAAGTCGTCGCCACACTCGGCTCGGTGCCGTTGGCGGAATACGCGACACCGTCGACGGCGGCGGTCGGACAATCGATTGAAAAGTATCTCGATCGTTTCGATGCGTTTCTGTTGAAGAATCATGGTGTGTTGACGATCGGCGCCGATCTGGAAGACGCGTTTCGCAAAATGGAAACAGTCGAACGCTTCGCGCAGATAGTGCACATCGCCCGCGCGCTGAAAGAGCCCGATCATCTCGATTGCCGGCAGGTCGACGAACTGCTGTCGCTCTCGGGGACTCTGCATTCGCGATTCTCCGGCGATGAGACCCCTGTGTGCGGCGCCTGCCAGGTCGGCGCGAAGCGCGGCTCTCAGTGA